CGAGAACCTGGTGAACATGGACTCCCGGACCGTGCTGTCCGGGATGTCGTTCCTCGCGCCCTCCGGCGGCGACGGCGACGCGTTGCACACCACCGAGGAACTGCTGAGCTGGTTCACCGAGGCCAAGGCGCGCTACCAGCTCGACCGCCGCGTCATCAAGCTCTCGGAGGTCAAGAACTGGGTGACCTCCGCCGAGCGGATCTCCCACGAGCTGGGCCGGTTCTTCGAGGTCGTCGGCGTGGACGTGCGGGCGACCAACCGCGAGGTCGGGCAGTGGTCGCAGCCGATGTTCGCGCCCACCTGCCGCGGGGTCATCGCGTTCATCAGCAAGCGCATCCGCGGCACCACCCACCTGCTGGTGCACGCCCGGACCGAACCGGGCACCGGCGACGTGGTGGAGATGTCGTCGACCATCAACTGCTCGCCGGAGAACTACCGGGAGTTCCCCGCCGACCGCCGGCCGCGGTTCCTGGACTACGTGCTGTCCGCGCCGCCCGAGCGGGTGCTGGTCGACGTCGTGCACTCGGAGGAGGGCGGGCGGTTCTACCACGCGGAGAACAGCTACCGGCTCGTCGAGGCGGACGACGACTTCCCGGTGGAGGTGCCGGAGGACTACGCCTGGATGACGGTCGACCAGTTGACGAACTTCGTGCGCTACGGCAACCACGTCAACGTCGGCGCCCGTTCCCTGCTCACCTGCATCGCCCGGTGAACCGGCGGGAGGGCTTGTCGGTGAACGGCTTCAAGGCGGCGCTGGCGCGCTTCCCCAGCGGGGTCACCATCGTCACGACGCGGGCGGCCGACGGCACGCCGCACGGGTTCACCGCCAGCGCGTTCTGCTCGGTGTCGCTGGACCCGCCGCTGGTCTGCGTGTGCGTGGCGCACTCGGCCCGCTGCCACCCGGTGTTCGCCCAGCGCGACGAGTTCGCGGTCAACTTCCTGCGCCCCGAGCACGCCGACCTGGCGATGAGGTTCGCGAGCAAGGAGGAGGACAAGTTCGCGGGCGGCCCGTTCCGGCACGACGACCCGCGCCTGGTGTTCGTGGAGGACGCGCTGGCGTCCCTGGAGTGCGTGGTGCACAGCAGGTACGA
This DNA window, taken from Saccharothrix variisporea, encodes the following:
- a CDS encoding NDP-hexose 2,3-dehydratase family protein, producing MFRELSEFHDWLAQRRAANTYEVSVVPLDQLDGWGFDPDSGNIRHRTGRFFSVEGIDVTTDHRETASWTQPIILQPEIGILGILVKEFDGVPHCLMQAKMEPGNINTLQLSPTVQATRSNYTRVHQGNPVPYLEHFVAPRSGRVVFDALQSEQGSWFLNKRNRNMIIEVDGDVPVLDDFCWLSADQLKELVHVENLVNMDSRTVLSGMSFLAPSGGDGDALHTTEELLSWFTEAKARYQLDRRVIKLSEVKNWVTSAERISHELGRFFEVVGVDVRATNREVGQWSQPMFAPTCRGVIAFISKRIRGTTHLLVHARTEPGTGDVVEMSSTINCSPENYREFPADRRPRFLDYVLSAPPERVLVDVVHSEEGGRFYHAENSYRLVEADDDFPVEVPEDYAWMTVDQLTNFVRYGNHVNVGARSLLTCIAR
- a CDS encoding flavin reductase family protein, encoding MNRREGLSVNGFKAALARFPSGVTIVTTRAADGTPHGFTASAFCSVSLDPPLVCVCVAHSARCHPVFAQRDEFAVNFLRPEHADLAMRFASKEEDKFAGGPFRHDDPRLVFVEDALASLECVVHSRYEVGDHTMLVGEVRRAEVAPGEPLVFYNRAFHRVAEPGS